One Bartonella kosoyi DNA segment encodes these proteins:
- the holA gene encoding DNA polymerase III subunit delta yields the protein MAQKKAHEVDQFLTRFSRAFPIVLIYGPDRGLICERAQRFAKLTKVAIEDPFSTIRLDAADIDKDPACLENEARTFSLFGGDRLIWISHAANQKGFLAALKLLIEKPPEKSFILIEAGDLKKGTGLRNVIETAANAMALPCFADDMRSLDGLIDEVLGQFKKTLSLDARRWLHESLGGDRLVSRGELEKLCLYASNVHITLEDVKAIVSDVSALSQDEIIDALLLGDISGFEAHFNRHAALQGALFFILSTAQRHFQQLQLLRYQVEVEGKTPVTVVSQARPPIFFQRKKTVEQAVKYWKLEQISYAMERIQSAVLDSRKNPLLGEAIIRQALLGLTIIARRQMAA from the coding sequence GTGGCTCAGAAAAAAGCACATGAGGTTGACCAGTTTCTAACGCGTTTCTCACGTGCTTTTCCTATTGTTCTCATTTATGGGCCAGATCGTGGTCTTATTTGTGAACGTGCCCAACGTTTTGCGAAGCTCACAAAAGTCGCAATAGAAGACCCATTTTCGACAATTCGTTTGGATGCTGCTGACATTGATAAAGATCCCGCATGTTTGGAAAATGAAGCGCGTACTTTTTCGCTCTTTGGGGGAGATCGTTTGATATGGATTTCTCATGCTGCTAACCAAAAAGGTTTTCTTGCAGCCTTGAAGCTTTTAATTGAGAAACCACCAGAAAAAAGTTTTATTCTCATTGAGGCAGGGGATTTAAAAAAAGGAACAGGGTTGCGCAATGTTATTGAAACGGCAGCAAATGCAATGGCTCTGCCCTGTTTTGCCGATGATATGCGTTCTCTTGACGGTTTGATTGATGAGGTTTTAGGGCAGTTTAAGAAGACTCTTTCTTTGGATGCACGTAGATGGTTGCATGAAAGTTTAGGGGGAGATCGTCTTGTATCACGCGGTGAATTAGAGAAGCTTTGCCTTTATGCTTCAAATGTTCATATTACTCTTGAAGATGTGAAAGCTATTGTAAGTGATGTCAGTGCTCTTTCTCAAGATGAAATTATTGATGCTCTTTTATTGGGCGATATATCAGGCTTTGAAGCGCATTTTAACCGACATGCAGCATTGCAGGGGGCGCTTTTTTTTATTTTAAGTACAGCACAAAGGCATTTTCAGCAGTTACAGCTTTTGCGTTATCAGGTAGAGGTTGAAGGAAAAACACCTGTTACGGTGGTTTCTCAAGCGCGTCCTCCCATTTTTTTTCAACGGAAAAAAACCGTTGAACAAGCTGTAAAATATTGGAAGTTAGAACAGATTTCTTACGCAATGGAAAGAATTCAGAGTGCTGTTTTAGACAGCCGTAAAAATCCGCTTTTGGGTGAAGCTATCATTCGTCAAGCTTTGTTAGGACTCACAATTATTGCACGACGCCAAATGGCAGCTTAA
- a CDS encoding YaiI/YqxD family protein, which yields MGQEIRPAITLLVDADACPVKAEIYRVMNRYQLKTFIDANRFLSLPQEEFIERIIVSDGLDRADDWIVDHVHEASIVITSDILLAARVVRSGGLCLSPTGRIFDANSIGQALVMRNLMENLREQGHVTGGPRPFCGKDRSAFLSALDLTIQRLKRRGY from the coding sequence ATGGGGCAAGAAATAAGACCAGCCATCACTTTATTGGTTGATGCGGATGCTTGTCCTGTAAAAGCTGAAATTTATCGTGTTATGAATCGTTATCAGCTTAAAACATTTATTGACGCAAACCGTTTTCTTTCTCTTCCCCAAGAAGAATTCATTGAAAGAATCATTGTTTCTGATGGGCTTGATAGGGCTGATGATTGGATTGTCGACCATGTGCATGAGGCGAGTATCGTTATTACCAGTGATATCCTTTTAGCAGCACGGGTTGTGCGGTCTGGGGGGCTTTGTCTTTCGCCAACGGGGCGTATTTTTGATGCCAATTCAATCGGTCAAGCTTTAGTCATGCGCAATTTGATGGAAAATTTGCGAGAGCAGGGGCATGTCACAGGAGGACCACGTCCTTTTTGTGGTAAAGATCGTTCTGCTTTTTTGTCAGCATTGGATTTGACAATCCAACGTTTAAAAAGACGCGGTTATTAG
- a CDS encoding YihY/virulence factor BrkB family protein → MLRNIFWYSYRVFGDAISHYWRDNGSAFASHVALSGLLAFFPFFIFGTSFARFLGAFTYTPQKIKALVQLLPDVIAEPLSQEIVNVLTLHQGGVLTLSIIGTAYFASNGIEALRTALNKAYRVTDRRSWFFCRFQSLFFVILGAFGLVVMSFLLILAPLLIKIMQNHSFFMTEYIGIIRLWRYTIAVVILFMSLLIVHKWLPAGQRKFIDILPGIVVTMFVWFMASLAFAQYLTMFDYISTYAGLASIMVAIIFLYILSAIFILGGEINAAIMFYRNYWQSPR, encoded by the coding sequence TTGTTAAGAAATATCTTTTGGTATAGCTATCGTGTTTTTGGTGACGCAATAAGTCATTATTGGCGTGATAATGGAAGTGCTTTTGCAAGCCATGTTGCGCTGTCAGGTCTTTTAGCATTTTTCCCTTTTTTTATTTTTGGAACATCTTTTGCTCGTTTTCTTGGGGCTTTTACTTATACACCGCAAAAAATTAAAGCGCTGGTGCAGTTATTGCCTGATGTCATTGCAGAACCTTTATCTCAGGAAATTGTCAATGTTTTAACTCTTCATCAAGGAGGTGTGTTGACGCTTTCTATCATTGGAACGGCTTATTTTGCTTCTAATGGAATAGAAGCTTTGCGTACGGCTTTGAATAAAGCTTACCGTGTGACTGATCGACGGAGTTGGTTTTTTTGTCGTTTTCAAAGTTTGTTTTTTGTGATCCTTGGCGCTTTTGGTCTTGTTGTGATGAGCTTTTTATTGATTTTAGCGCCTTTGTTGATCAAAATTATGCAAAATCATTCTTTTTTTATGACTGAATATATTGGGATCATTCGTTTATGGCGTTATACAATTGCTGTTGTTATTTTGTTTATGAGTCTTTTGATTGTCCATAAATGGCTTCCAGCAGGGCAGCGGAAATTCATAGATATTTTACCAGGAATCGTGGTGACAATGTTTGTATGGTTTATGGCTTCTCTTGCTTTTGCGCAATATTTAACGATGTTTGATTATATCTCAACCTATGCGGGGTTAGCATCTATTATGGTTGCCATTATCTTTCTTTATATATTAAGTGCAATTTTTATTTTGGGGGGTGAAATAAACGCTGCAATCATGTTTTATCGCAATTATTGGCAATCGCCTCGATGA
- the lysA gene encoding diaminopimelate decarboxylase yields the protein MDFFPYHQGMLHAEGCSLAILAQEVETPFYCYSANALITRFKDYQKAFQGMPSLIAYAVKANSNQAILRLLAANGAGADVVSEGELRRALAVGIPAHRIVYSGVGKTVREIDFALSQNIYCFNVESEPELEQLSQRAVALSKTARVSLRINPDVDAKTHKKITTGKSENKFGIPLLLAREAYKKAVSLPGLQVCGIDMHIGSQICDLKPFEEAFLLIADCVRQLWSDGCAITHIDIGGGLGIAYGCEQHTLPSPFDYAVLVKKHIAPLGIDIVVEPGRSIVGQAGVLVTSVLYLKKGQGRNFVIVDAAMNDLIRPTLYDAWQNVVLVKKVAKDAPLIRADIVGSVCETGDYLALDRCLPILAPGDLLAITQAGAYGAVMASTYNSRLLIPEVLVQDTRYAVIRPRLDYAQLMECDHIPDWVEHS from the coding sequence GTGGATTTTTTTCCCTACCATCAAGGTATGCTTCATGCTGAAGGGTGTTCACTTGCTATTCTTGCACAGGAAGTGGAGACGCCTTTTTATTGTTATTCGGCTAATGCATTGATCACACGTTTTAAGGACTATCAAAAGGCATTTCAAGGGATGCCCAGTTTGATTGCTTATGCGGTTAAAGCCAATTCTAATCAAGCAATTTTACGGCTTTTAGCGGCAAATGGGGCGGGCGCTGATGTGGTATCAGAAGGTGAATTACGGCGCGCCCTTGCTGTTGGTATTCCGGCACATCGTATTGTTTATTCTGGTGTTGGTAAAACCGTGAGAGAAATAGATTTTGCTCTTTCTCAGAATATTTATTGTTTTAATGTTGAATCAGAACCGGAGCTTGAACAGTTGTCGCAACGTGCTGTTGCGTTATCAAAAACAGCACGTGTTTCATTGCGCATTAATCCAGATGTTGATGCAAAGACTCATAAGAAAATTACAACAGGAAAATCTGAAAATAAGTTTGGTATTCCATTGTTATTGGCAAGAGAAGCTTACAAAAAGGCTGTCTCTTTACCTGGATTGCAGGTTTGCGGTATCGATATGCATATTGGCAGTCAAATTTGTGATTTAAAGCCGTTTGAAGAGGCTTTTCTTCTTATTGCAGATTGTGTGCGTCAATTGTGGAGCGATGGTTGTGCAATAACGCATATAGATATTGGCGGCGGGCTTGGTATTGCCTATGGTTGTGAACAACATACTTTACCTTCCCCTTTTGATTATGCCGTGCTGGTAAAGAAACATATTGCTCCTTTAGGGATTGATATTGTTGTGGAGCCGGGACGGAGCATCGTGGGGCAAGCTGGTGTGTTGGTAACCTCTGTTCTCTATTTAAAAAAGGGACAAGGGCGGAATTTTGTTATTGTAGATGCGGCGATGAATGATCTGATTCGTCCAACACTTTATGATGCTTGGCAGAATGTTGTCCTTGTGAAAAAAGTAGCAAAAGACGCCCCCCTTATTCGTGCTGATATTGTGGGTTCCGTTTGTGAGACTGGTGATTATTTAGCATTAGATCGTTGTTTACCGATTTTGGCACCTGGTGATCTTTTGGCAATTACGCAAGCTGGGGCTTATGGTGCTGTGATGGCAAGTACTTATAATAGTCGACTTTTGATCCCTGAAGTTCTCGTCCAAGATACGCGTTATGCGGTTATTCGTCCGCGTCTTGATTATGCGCAATTGATGGAATGTGATCATATTCCTGATTGGGTTGAACATTCTTAA
- a CDS encoding ABC transporter ATP-binding protein, which yields MIELFHVGVTFKPQTPLEKQALIDINLKIDQGSFVTVIGSNGAGKSTLLSVLAGATLPSTGKVVINGQNVSRQSVSERAGRVACVFQDSLKGSCGSLTIEENLALAALRGNRRSVRSALNHEKRQFFREKIAQLGIGLEAYIHNPMNSLSGGQRQAVCLVMATLAHADVLLLDEHTSALDPRMADFVMRLTEKIVEEKKLTTIMVTHSMRQALDYGDRTLMLHGGKVILDVCHEERKGLDVNDLIGMFQKVRGEVLDDDELLMD from the coding sequence GTGATTGAGCTTTTTCATGTTGGGGTTACATTTAAACCGCAAACGCCTTTGGAAAAACAGGCTTTAATTGATATTAACCTCAAAATTGATCAGGGTAGCTTTGTTACGGTTATCGGTTCAAATGGTGCGGGTAAATCAACGTTGCTGAGTGTTTTGGCGGGAGCAACGCTTCCCTCGACGGGGAAAGTGGTTATCAATGGGCAAAATGTTTCCAGGCAATCCGTTAGCGAACGTGCTGGAAGGGTTGCTTGTGTTTTTCAAGACTCGTTAAAGGGAAGTTGTGGTTCTTTAACAATCGAAGAAAATTTGGCTCTTGCTGCTCTTCGGGGAAATCGTCGTAGTGTGCGTTCAGCTTTAAACCATGAAAAAAGGCAATTTTTTCGAGAGAAAATTGCTCAATTAGGCATTGGTCTTGAAGCGTATATTCATAATCCTATGAACAGTTTATCCGGTGGACAACGCCAAGCCGTTTGTCTTGTGATGGCAACATTAGCTCATGCGGATGTTTTATTGCTTGATGAACATACCTCAGCACTTGATCCTAGAATGGCTGATTTTGTAATGCGGTTGACTGAAAAAATCGTTGAAGAGAAAAAATTAACGACTATTATGGTAACCCATTCTATGCGTCAGGCTCTTGATTATGGAGATCGCACACTGATGTTGCATGGTGGAAAAGTGATTTTGGATGTCTGTCATGAAGAGCGTAAGGGCTTGGATGTTAATGATTTAATTGGTATGTTTCAGAAAGTGCGCGGGGAAGTTCTTGATGATGATGAACTGTTAATGGATTAA
- a CDS encoding TlpA family protein disulfide reductase, with protein MIPQSFNNSKKKNKKWKIFITSFFVAIILVGISLHAIKNHHDKSASFSTNFISKENTEKIQDKKMMTLQKAATGFFAHMRFIDTPLDMNSLSFKDIQGKDHTLAEFNGKSILLNLWAIWCVPCRTEMPELAQLKRELGGKNFDVIAINIDKAASPEKIQQFLQNIHADNLAYYRDETMSIFNDMRKQGLALGLPITFVIDKKGYLIASYNGAAPWANDEAKALIKAFIKEAQ; from the coding sequence ATGATTCCTCAAAGTTTTAATAACTCAAAGAAAAAAAACAAAAAGTGGAAGATTTTCATAACATCCTTTTTTGTTGCCATTATCTTAGTTGGTATCAGTTTACACGCAATAAAAAATCATCATGACAAGAGTGCCTCTTTTTCTACTAATTTTATTTCAAAAGAAAATACCGAAAAAATACAAGACAAAAAAATGATGACACTCCAAAAAGCCGCAACAGGCTTTTTTGCTCACATGCGATTTATTGATACACCCTTAGATATGAACTCTCTCTCTTTTAAGGATATTCAAGGAAAAGACCATACACTCGCGGAATTTAACGGAAAGTCGATACTACTCAATCTATGGGCTATCTGGTGCGTACCCTGTCGCACAGAAATGCCGGAACTTGCGCAATTAAAACGCGAATTAGGTGGAAAAAACTTCGATGTCATAGCGATTAATATCGATAAAGCCGCCTCTCCTGAAAAAATTCAACAATTTTTGCAAAATATTCATGCTGATAATTTAGCCTACTATCGCGATGAAACCATGAGTATCTTCAATGACATGAGAAAACAAGGTCTTGCTTTAGGACTCCCCATCACATTTGTCATTGATAAAAAGGGCTATCTCATTGCTTCCTATAATGGGGCAGCGCCATGGGCCAATGATGAAGCCAAAGCACTTATCAAAGCTTTCATAAAAGAAGCACAATAA
- the argH gene encoding argininosuccinate lyase, with the protein MTDETLKNQMWGGRFIAGPAAVMEEINASIDVDQKLYRQDIEGPLSHAAMLAQTKIILQSDYEKISHDFKIILQEIEEGDFVFSRNLEDIHMNIEARLSALIGPVAGRLHTARSRNDQVAVDFRLWVRETLQKIAQALKQLIKQLLILAEQHVKTYMPGFTHLQLAQPVTLGHYMMAYVEMFGRDLSRMRDASERMNESPLGAAALAGTSFPIDRFMTAQALGFREPTRNSIDSVSDRDFALEFLSAGALCAMHLSRLAEEIILWSSEQFRFIYLSDAFSTGSSIMPQKRNPDAAELVQAKAGRLNGALMGLLTVMKGLPLAYSKDMQEDKEYVFDGALSLELSLAAMTGIIADLEVNKKAMKQAADLGYATATDFADWLVRELGIPFREAHHMTGQAVALAEKKQCRLQDLSLDELQAICPDINATLFDVLTVEKSVESRKSFGGTASSEVLRQIAYWKKRLVSA; encoded by the coding sequence ATGACAGATGAGACGTTAAAGAACCAAATGTGGGGTGGGCGGTTTATCGCAGGACCTGCTGCAGTTATGGAAGAAATTAACGCCTCAATTGATGTTGATCAAAAACTCTATCGGCAAGATATTGAAGGTCCGCTCTCTCATGCTGCGATGTTAGCGCAAACAAAGATTATTTTACAGTCTGATTATGAAAAAATTTCTCATGATTTTAAAATTATTTTACAAGAAATTGAAGAGGGAGACTTTGTTTTTTCACGAAATCTTGAAGATATTCATATGAATATTGAAGCGCGATTGAGTGCGTTGATTGGTCCTGTTGCTGGGCGTTTGCATACGGCGCGTTCACGCAATGATCAAGTGGCTGTTGATTTTCGGTTGTGGGTGCGTGAGACATTGCAGAAAATAGCACAAGCTTTAAAACAATTGATAAAGCAACTGCTTATTCTTGCAGAACAACATGTCAAGACCTATATGCCAGGTTTTACACATTTACAATTAGCGCAACCCGTAACATTGGGCCATTATATGATGGCTTATGTTGAAATGTTTGGTCGAGATTTATCGCGGATGCGTGATGCTAGTGAGCGAATGAATGAATCGCCTTTAGGTGCTGCGGCTTTGGCAGGAACAAGTTTTCCGATTGATCGCTTTATGACAGCACAAGCGCTAGGTTTTCGGGAACCTACGCGCAATTCAATTGATAGTGTTTCTGATCGTGATTTTGCATTGGAGTTTTTAAGCGCTGGTGCTCTTTGTGCCATGCATCTTTCGCGTTTAGCAGAAGAAATCATTCTTTGGTCAAGTGAGCAGTTTCGTTTTATTTATTTATCCGATGCTTTTTCAACAGGTTCATCTATTATGCCCCAAAAGAGAAATCCTGATGCGGCAGAGTTAGTACAAGCGAAAGCAGGTCGATTGAATGGGGCACTTATGGGATTGTTAACGGTGATGAAAGGATTACCGCTTGCTTATTCAAAGGATATGCAAGAAGATAAAGAATATGTGTTTGATGGGGCTTTGAGTTTGGAATTATCATTAGCAGCAATGACAGGGATAATTGCTGATTTGGAAGTGAATAAAAAAGCCATGAAACAAGCAGCGGATTTAGGGTATGCAACAGCGACGGATTTTGCCGATTGGCTTGTTCGCGAACTAGGAATTCCTTTTCGTGAAGCGCATCATATGACAGGGCAAGCTGTGGCATTGGCAGAAAAAAAACAGTGTCGCCTTCAGGATTTATCATTAGATGAACTTCAAGCAATTTGTCCTGATATCAATGCGACACTTTTTGATGTTTTGACCGTTGAAAAATCTGTTGAAAGTCGTAAAAGCTTTGGGGGAACAGCCTCTTCAGAAGTTCTTCGGCAAATCGCATATTGGAAAAAGCGTCTTGTGAGCGCTTGA
- a CDS encoding prephenate/arogenate dehydrogenase family protein has product MSHIQFERIALIGIGLIGSSLARVIKKKNLSAQISIATRRQETLERARELELGDFYTTDNAEAVEGADLVIISVPVGASAEVAKNIHDHLKPGAIVSDVGSTKELVIAEMAPLLPKTVHFIPGHPIAGTEYSGPDAGFADLFINRWCILTPFAESDATAVARLTAFWEACGARVEKMEPKHHDLVLAIVSHLPHLIAYNTVGTASDLEKVTNSEVIAYSASGFRDFTRLASSDPVMWRDICLHNKEAILEMLGRFSEGLAFLEQAIRLGDGETLFNFFTRTRAVRRNIIAAGQEIDAPDFGRHSVSKEGV; this is encoded by the coding sequence ATGTCTCATATTCAGTTTGAAAGAATAGCGCTCATAGGGATTGGTCTGATTGGATCTTCTTTAGCAAGAGTGATAAAGAAGAAAAATCTTTCCGCTCAGATTTCTATTGCAACGCGTCGTCAAGAAACTTTGGAAAGAGCGCGTGAATTGGAACTTGGAGATTTTTATACAACGGATAATGCAGAGGCTGTTGAAGGTGCTGATCTCGTTATTATCTCTGTTCCTGTTGGAGCGAGTGCAGAGGTGGCGAAAAACATTCATGATCATTTAAAGCCAGGGGCGATTGTGAGTGATGTTGGTTCTACAAAGGAATTGGTTATTGCAGAAATGGCACCTTTATTGCCAAAAACGGTTCATTTTATTCCGGGGCATCCTATTGCTGGAACGGAATATTCAGGTCCGGATGCTGGTTTTGCTGATTTGTTTATCAATCGCTGGTGTATTTTAACGCCTTTTGCGGAGAGTGATGCGACGGCTGTAGCACGATTGACAGCATTTTGGGAAGCTTGTGGGGCACGTGTCGAAAAAATGGAGCCTAAGCATCATGATCTTGTTTTGGCAATTGTTTCGCATTTGCCGCATTTGATTGCCTATAATACTGTTGGGACAGCGAGTGATTTAGAAAAAGTAACAAATTCAGAAGTGATTGCTTATTCCGCTTCTGGTTTTCGTGATTTTACACGTTTGGCATCTTCTGATCCTGTTATGTGGCGCGATATTTGTTTGCATAATAAAGAGGCTATTTTAGAAATGTTGGGTCGTTTTAGTGAAGGGCTTGCTTTTTTAGAACAGGCAATTCGTTTGGGTGATGGTGAAACACTGTTTAATTTTTTTACGCGTACGCGTGCTGTGCGCCGTAATATCATTGCGGCGGGACAGGAAATTGATGCTCCTGATTTTGGACGTCATAGTGTTTCTAAAGAGGGCGTGTAA